One window of Pectobacterium carotovorum genomic DNA carries:
- a CDS encoding helix-turn-helix domain-containing protein: MSAHSFMSANSLSGPKALGAFLRALRERTTPEMVGLPASGRRRTSGLRREELAQIARISTTWYTWLEQGRDVSASASALLRVSQALKLEPAEHDYLFSLAGVKDPQKQNRAMSPDAQIAASLHHITCPAYLLDGSWNMLAWNAPSEQLFAGWLGHDPEPNLLRFMFLNPLAQLLVVNWPERAKRVVAEFRAESSHYAPTDAVRHIVMSLCEESREFALWWSQQAVTAREGGERRFHHPLLGDIAYHQQTFHPAMQGEFKLVMLIAQ, from the coding sequence ATGTCTGCACATTCGTTTATGTCTGCCAATTCTCTGAGCGGCCCAAAAGCGCTGGGGGCTTTCTTACGGGCGCTGCGTGAGCGGACTACGCCGGAAATGGTGGGGTTGCCAGCGTCCGGGCGGCGGCGCACCAGTGGGTTACGCCGCGAAGAGCTGGCGCAAATCGCCCGAATCAGCACCACCTGGTATACCTGGCTTGAGCAGGGGCGTGATGTGTCCGCTTCGGCATCGGCTTTGCTCCGCGTGTCGCAGGCGTTAAAACTGGAACCCGCAGAGCACGATTATCTTTTTAGCCTTGCTGGCGTGAAGGATCCCCAGAAGCAGAATAGGGCAATGTCGCCGGATGCGCAGATTGCCGCCAGCCTGCATCACATCACTTGTCCTGCGTATCTTCTGGATGGTAGCTGGAATATGCTGGCGTGGAATGCACCGTCGGAACAGTTGTTTGCCGGATGGCTGGGACACGATCCCGAGCCAAACCTGCTGCGTTTCATGTTTCTGAATCCGCTAGCTCAATTGCTGGTGGTCAATTGGCCGGAACGAGCGAAGCGGGTAGTGGCGGAGTTCCGCGCAGAATCAAGCCATTACGCGCCTACTGACGCTGTTCGGCACATCGTGATGTCGCTGTGTGAAGAAAGCCGCGAGTTTGCTCTCTGGTGGTCGCAGCAGGCAGTAACCGCGCGTGAAGGCGGCGAGCGACGTTTCCACCATCCTTTGCTTGGCGATATCGCCTATCATCAACAGACTTTCCATCCTGCCATGCAGGGCGAATTTAAGCTGGTTATGCTGATCGCGCAGTAA
- a CDS encoding methyltransferase domain-containing protein has protein sequence MMEEKQNHSHRVEHQFGSQAQNYLTSAVHAQGKDLTRLAALLAPFPQARVIDVGCGAGHASFVAAQAVAEVVAYDLSSQMLDVVSQAAAEKGLNNIRVQQGVAETLPFDNGSADIIISRYSAHHWHDVGQALREMRRVLRPGGRVIMMDVVSPGHPLLDSYLQTVEKLRDTSHVRNYAPGEWLSLFVEAGFIVRNVTSDRLTLEFSSWIARMRTPEHFAVAIRELQKTLPDEVVQHFEVQVDGSFVTDIMMIEATRA, from the coding sequence ATGATGGAAGAAAAACAGAACCATAGTCATCGCGTCGAACATCAGTTCGGCTCACAGGCGCAGAACTACCTGACCAGTGCGGTGCATGCACAGGGCAAAGATTTAACCCGGCTGGCGGCTTTATTAGCGCCCTTCCCGCAGGCGCGCGTGATCGACGTCGGCTGCGGTGCTGGCCATGCCAGCTTCGTCGCCGCACAGGCCGTCGCAGAGGTTGTCGCCTACGACCTGTCTTCCCAAATGCTGGACGTGGTGAGTCAGGCTGCCGCAGAAAAAGGACTGAATAACATCCGCGTACAGCAAGGCGTAGCCGAAACCTTACCGTTCGATAACGGCAGTGCGGATATCATTATCAGCCGTTATTCCGCCCATCACTGGCATGATGTCGGTCAGGCGTTACGGGAAATGCGGCGCGTTCTGAGACCGGGTGGACGCGTTATCATGATGGATGTCGTTTCGCCCGGTCATCCGCTGCTGGACAGCTATTTGCAGACGGTAGAGAAGCTGCGCGATACTTCGCACGTACGTAATTATGCGCCCGGTGAATGGTTAAGTCTGTTTGTGGAAGCAGGGTTCATCGTGCGTAACGTCACCAGCGACAGGTTGACGCTGGAGTTCAGCAGTTGGATCGCACGTATGCGCACGCCAGAACATTTCGCTGTTGCGATTCGTGAACTGCAAAAAACGCTGCCGGATGAGGTGGTACAGCATTTTGAGGTACAGGTTGATGGTTCCTTTGTCACCGACATTATGATGATAGAAGCCACCCGCGCCTGA